Proteins encoded together in one Xenopus laevis strain J_2021 chromosome 6L, Xenopus_laevis_v10.1, whole genome shotgun sequence window:
- the LOC108718649 gene encoding uncharacterized protein LOC108718649 produces the protein MISQRQSWRRDGRQSEETKSQEQDKDKLPYVQKENPERGAHPIRKMYLKKNYSDGMYAKYQVGTVNIERAKKVIMMVGETGSGKTTLINALVNYILGVKFEDNYRYQLIEENTNLSQAHSQTSEVVIYQINHTEEFVVPFSFTIIDTPGFGDTRGLEQDELTVKKIEECFSSKWGIDRIDGIYFVVKSSSNRLTKSQNYVFQSILSLFGKDIKNNIQICTTFSGQEKPGVLQAILEAGVPCIKKANGDPEYFKFNNYSLCGSNADDDEEDEEYSQLVNNANWKMGKSSLMKMLRSLEQLMSRSLILTNKVLMERRQLEIVIEDLLSKIEKVDFKQNELERREQILKQHEEDIKRNKNFEYEEHETVKERRDVEGNSINCHECMSTCHHPCLVSLDFIAGLCEVFYWNRSCKLCEHDVSRHFCESYKWEDVVISTRKTYAALKEKYEKASNEKVTAEKVVDELKKEIEKLSSEQTQLLEKFVRCLQSLNAIALRPQNLSMVDYIDLLISAERCEAKTGFMERITALEKAKVKAVALQLTATEIRDSE, from the exons ATGATCAGCCAGAGACAATCATGGAGAAGAG ATGGAAGACAATCTGAAGAAACAAAATCTCAAGAACAAGATAAGGATAAACTGCCATATGTGCAAAAGGAGAACCCTGAAAGAGGAGCCCATCCAATtcgtaaaatgtatttaaaaaagaactacTCAGATGGCATGTATGCAAAATATCAAGTTGGAACTGTAAATATTGAGAGAGCCAAGAAAGTGATCATGATGGTTGGAGAAACAGGATCAGGTAAAACGACTCTCATCAATGCTCTGGTCAATTATATTCTTGGTGTGAAATTTGAGGACAACTACAGATACCAGCTAATTGAGGAGAACACCAATTTAAGCCAAGCACACAGCCAGACCTCAGAAGTTGTCATTTACCAAATAAATCACACAGAAGAATTTGTAGTCCCATTTTCCTTCACCATTATTGATACACCAGGGTTTGGTGACACCAGGGGGCTCGAGCAAGATGAATTaacagtgaaaaaaatagaagaatGCTTTAGCTCCAAGTGGGGAATTGACCGTATTGACGGTATTTATTTTGTGGTTAAATCATCTTCCAATCGTTTGACAAAATCACAGAATTATGTGTTTCAATCTATTCTGTCATTGTTTGGCAAAGATATCAAGAATAACATACAGATATGCACTACGTTTTCTGGCCAGGAGAAGCCAGGAGTGTTACAAGCTATCCTCGAAGCTGGGGTCCCATGTATTAAAAAAGCCAATGGTGACCCTGAATACTTTAAGTTCAATAACTACAGCCTCTGTGGAAGTAAtgctgatgatgatgaggaggatgaAGAATACAGTCAATTGGTTAAtaatgcaaactggaaaatggGGAAATCAAGTTTGATGAAAATGCTTCGATCTCTGGAACAACTGATGTCCAGGAGTTTGATCTTAACTAACAAAGTGCTGATGGAGAGAAGACAACTAGAGATAGTCATAGAAGACCTTCTCTCAAAAATTGAGAAGGTGGATTTCAAACAAAACGAACTGGAACGGAGGGAACAGATACTGAAACAGCATGAAGAGGATATTAAAAGAAATAAGAATTTTGAGTACGAGGAACATGAAACTGTAAAGGAAAGAAGAGACGTAGAGGGAAACTCAATTAATTGCCATGAGTGCATGTCCACTTGCCACCATCCCTGTCTGGTTTCCTTGGATTTTATTGCTGGTCTGTGCGAAGTTTTCTACTGGAACAGATCTTGTAAGCTGTGTGAGCACGACGTGAGTCGCCACTTCTGTGAATCATACAAATGGGAAGATGTTGTCatatctactagaaaaacatacgCAGCCCTAAAGGAGAAATACGAGAAGGCAAGCAACGAGAAGGTCACGGCGGAAAAGGTGGTAGATGAACTGAAGAAAGAAATCGAAAAACTGAGTTCTGAACAAACACAACTTCTTGAGAAGTTCGTACGTTGTCTCCAGAGCTTGAACGCTATTGCCCTGAGGCCCCAGAATCTGTCCATGGTTGATTATATTGACCTGCTGATCAGTGCAGAGAGATGCGAAGCTAAAACTGGATTCATGGAAAGGATCACTGCCCTGGAGAAAGCCAAAGTTAAGGCAGTTGCGCTGCAGTTGACTGCAACTGAAATAAGAGATTCAGAGTGA
- the LOC108718647 gene encoding oocyte zinc finger protein XlCOF6-like gives MEADMDRGLSFPGEERIQISRDIMDCQLLSFPLVTLERIKSDPVENHTKRDAVQGKSAQLKTWPHGDNRVNAGVTGFRLIPHGKGNENKSNRLAEQQKDLKNYKDREAKMDNDIKRTLTLRGEKIIISSLIHESHKLSAQRTKRSVISSAQSTIKPFVCTKCKRRLCSKRKLLSHKRIHTGRPFVCAVCGKYFSDRIILQAHQWLHTGEKPFTCTQCHENFLYKRDLHQHQQIHQKHKPYVCSTCGKQLKSKLTLNQHMKTHSNIKPFACSECSKSFQFKAHLHRHQRVHTGVKPYTCNECGKSFSQLGTLKDHCQIHTGEEPFACSECGKRFKFKKTLRLHLLCHTGEKPFSCSECGKSFRLKSNLQTHQRVHTGEKPFECIECGKCFRIKTNLESHRLTHTGIKSFECSECGRQFSRKYRLIQHQLIHTGEKPFECATCGQRFNRKFTLNKHQLVHTGEKPYVCTECGKGYKDKRGLVTHLRTHTGEAGIPCTECRKTFLSEKNLNIHMQTHTGLKSFACKECGKSFSHKAYFETHKLMHAGIKPFECTECGKQFMQKRLLKSHQLSHTGEKPFVCPECGQGYKKKQSLQNHLLCHTGEKPFACKECGKKFHVQKQLNSHKLTHSKEKPFVCSECGKQYKDKKGLQKHQLTHTGEKPHVCTECGTSFRDRHQLRIHLRTHTGETPFKCEDCGRVFSTNQNLKVHKVTHTGEKPFTCEKCGKSFTQKTNLSTHQLTHTGEKNFKCEECGKCFSRKDSLRVHQRIHTGEKPYKCNE, from the exons ATGGAAGCAGATATGGACCGAGGACTCTCCTTTCCGGGGGAAGAGCGGATTCAGATCTCTAGAGACATCATGGATTGCCAGTTGTTAA GTTTTCCATTGGTCACATTGGAAAGGATAAAATCCGACCCAGTGGAAAATCACACAAAAAGGGATGCTGTCCAGGGGAAAAGCGCACAATTAA aaacctgGCCTCATGGGGACAACAGAGTCAATGCTGGTGTTACTGGCTTTAGACTTATTCCTCATGGAAAAGGAAATGAGAATAAAAGTAACAGGTTGGCTGAACAACAAAAGGATTTAAAGAACTACAAGGACAGAGAAGCTAAAATGGACAATGATATAAAGAGGACTTTAACATTACGAGGtgaaaaaattataatttccTCATTAATTCATGAAAGTCATAAACTGTCTGCACAAAGAACAAAGAGAAGTGTGATCTCTAGTGCCCAGAGCACCATCAAACCTTTTGTCTGTACAAAGTGTAAGAGACGACTCTGTAGTAAGAGGAAACTTCTCTCCCACAAACGTATTCACACTGGGAGGCCATTTGTCTGTGCTGTTTGTGGGAAATACTTCTCAGACAGAATCATCCTCCAAGCTCACCAGTGGCTTCAtactggggagaaaccattcacctgcactCAGTGTCATGAAAACTTTCTGTACAAAAGAGACCTTCATCAACATCAGCAAATCCACCAAAAGCACAAACCATATGTCTGTTCTACATGTGGGAAACAACTGAAGAGCAAACTCACTCTTAACCAACATATGAAAACTCACAGCAACATAAAACCTTTTGCCTGTTCTGAGTGCAGCAAATCCTTCCAATTCAAGGCCCATCTTCACAGGCATCAAAGAGTCCACACTGGAGTGAAACCATATACTTGTAATGAATGTGGAAAAAGTTTTTCTCAGCTTGGAACGTTAAAGGACCACTGTCAAATTCACACCGGTGAAGAGCCATttgcttgttctgaatgtggaaaaAGATTTAAGTTCAAAAAGACTCTTCGATTGCACCTGTTGTGTCACACTGGGGAGAAGCCATTTTCCTGCTCAGAGTGTGGTAAATCATTTAGATTAAAGTCCAATCTTCAAACCCACCAACGTGTTCACACCggagagaaaccatttgagtGTATAGAGTGTGGGAAATGTTTCCGGATAAAGACTAATCTTGAGTCACATCGACTAACCCACACTgggattaaatcatttgaatgcTCTGAGTGTGGGAGGCAATTCAGTCGCAAGTACAGACTAATTCAGCACCAGTTAATTCACACCGGGGAGAAGCCGTTTGAATGTGCCACGTGTGGTCAACGGTTTAATCGCAAATTTACCCTCAATAAACACCAGTTAGtccacactggagagaaaccctATGTCTGTACTGAGTGTGGAAAGGGCTACAAGGATAAGAGGGGCCTAGTCACTCATCTTCGGACTCACACAGGAGAGGCAGGTATTCCTTGTACTGAGTGTAGGAAAACCTTCCTATCGGAGAAAAACCTTAATATCCACATGCAGACTCACACCGGGTTGAAGTCGTTTGCCTGTAAAGAGTGTGGGAAATCCTTCTCACATAAGGCATATTTTGAGACTCACAAACTAATGCATGCTGGGATAAAACCCTTTGAATGTACCGAGTGTGGGAAGCAGTTCATGCAAAAGCGACTTTTAAAAAGTCACCAGTTAAGTCACACTGGAGAGAAGCCTTTTGTCTGTCCGGAGTGTGGGCAGGGGTACAAGAAAAAGCAAAGCCTCCAAAATCACCTCCTCtgtcacacaggggagaaaccatttgcaTGTAAAGAGTGTGGGAAAAAATTCCATGTGCAGAAACAGCTCAATAGCCACAAACTGACACACAGTAAGGAGAAACCATTTGTATGCTCTGAATGTGGGAAACAGTACAAAGACAAGAAAGGACTCCAAAAGCACCAGCTaacccacacaggggagaagcCTCATGTCTGTACTGAGTGTGGGACAAGTTTTAGAGATAGGCATCAGCTCAGGATTCATCTTCGCACTCACACTGGAGAGACGCCATTTAAATGTGAAGACTGCGGGAGAGTTTTCTCTACAAACCAGAACCTCAAGGTCCATAAAGTGACACACACTGGAGAAAAGCCATTTACCTGTGAGAAGTGCGGCAAGAGCTTCACACAGAAGACGAATCTGAGCACTCACCAGCTGACTCACACTGGGGAAAAGAACTTTAAGTGCGAGgagtgtgggaaatgtttctCCCGTAAAGATTCCCTTAGGGTTCATCAGCGGattcacactggggagaaaccataTAAATGCAATGAGTGA